The Oligoflexia bacterium genome segment TTTAAAGACTCACTTAGACGTGTAGACGATCATATTCGTTCTGAGCACTTCATACCTTTGAAAGAAATTTCAGCCAGTATTCAGTATTAATAAGTAACATTGTGCGACTTAAACAATCTTTTTGACATTCGCAGATTTAAATCCATATTTCAGTTATGGCAACGGCGAACTCAAAATCTAACAGTAAACAAAAGTCTTCAGGGGGCAGAAAAATTGCACCCTCAATGATTAGTAGTACTTCGCGCAGAGCTACCTTAGAGGTCCTTCCAGAAAAGCTACCACTTATCCCAGTCAATCAAGCAGTGATCTTTCCTGGCATGATTGTGCCAATGGTCTTGAGTCAAGATCGTCATAAAAACATGATTAGCTTTCTCTTAGATCACAAAGAAAAAGTTACTGACGCTCCGCTTATCGGCGTTATCGCTTTAAAAAATACGATTGATTCTCAAGATGATAAAGAGCTGATGAAATTTGGGGTCGTAGGAAACATTCTGAAAAAAATAAATTTACCTGATGGCAGCCTCTCAATTCTGGTAAATTGCATCAAGCGGTTTGAACTTAAAAGTATATTACAGGCCAAACCCCAAATGATTGGCCTCGTTGAATACTTAGATGACGTTTATTCCAAAGACATTGAAACAGAGGCATTAGCTCGAACTGTTGTTAATCAATTCAAACTAATCAGTCAAGACAACCCACTTATTACCGAAGAGATGCGTTTAGCCATGGTCAATGTTGATGGCCCTGGAAGATTAAGTGATCTGCTCGCAAGTATTCTCATTCGTGATAATGAAACATATGCAGATTTTTTGGGGCAGCTTGATGTGAAAAAACGTCTTGAAAAACTCCTCAATCTTTTGAAAAAAGAGATTGATGTTCATAATTTTCAAACAAAAATTTATAATGAAATAAATCAAAACGTTGGCAAAGCTCAGCGCGATTATTTTCTCAATGAACAAATTAAACTTATTCAAAAAGAACTTGGCCAAAGTGTTGATGAAAAAACAGCAGCTACGACTAAGTTTAAAGAGCGTGTAGCAAAACTTCAATTTTCAGAAGAAGCGCAAAAACGCTTCAACGATGAAATGGAGAAACTTGACACTCTTGCAGAGAATAGCCCGGAGTTTGGCGTCACCTATAATTATCTCGATTGGATGACTTCTTTACCTTGGGGAATATCTGCCACTGAAAACTACGATCTTAAATATGCAAAAAAAATACTTCATCATGATCATTATGGCCTCGACGATATCAAAGAACGCATCTTAGAGTTCATTGCTGTTAAAAAATTAAAGAAAAATTCTAAAGGGAGCATCATTTGTTTCGTTGGCCCTCCCGGAGTCGGTAAAACTTCACTTGGTAAGAGCATCGCTCAAGCTCTCAAGCGTCCGTTTTTTAGATTCAGTGTTGGTGGAATGCACGATGAAGCTGAGATCAAAGGTCACAGAAGAACATACGTAGGGGCAATGCCTGGTAAAATAATTCAAGGCCTCAAACGCACAGGCGTTATTAACCCCGTATTCATGATTGATGAAGTCGATAAACTTGGAAATGATTATCGAGGTGATCCGTCAAGTGCACTTCTTGAAGTTTTAGATCCAGAACAAAACGTTGAATTCAGCGATCACTACTTAGATTTAAGCTTTGATGTGGGCAATGTGCTTTTTATTTGCACGGCCAATCAAACAGATACAATTCCACAACCTTTACTTGATCGGATGGAAGTCATTCAGCTCGCTGGCTATATTCAAGAAGAAAAAATCGCCATTGCAAAAAAACATATTATCCCAAAACAATTAGAAAAAAACGGCCTTACACAAAAGCAATTGAGCTTTAACTCAGACGCGATCAAAGAAATTATTCAAGGTTATGCTCGTGAAGCCGGTGTTCGCGGCCTTGAAAAGTGGATTGAGCGTATCAGCCGAAAACACGCTTATAATATTGCCATGGGAAAATCACGTAATCGTGTGATTAAACCAAGGGATCTAGAAACACTCATTGGCCCTCCCTATTTTACTGATTCAACACAACCACGTATGCGCCCAGGTATGTCCATAGGGCTTGCATGGACACCACTGGGTGGAGAAGCTTTGACAATTGAAAGTGTTGGAGTGAAGAGTAATGACATGAGTTTAAAACTTACCGGTCAACTTGGAAGCGTGATGACTGAAAGTGCAAATCTCTCATGGACGTACGTGAAAAAAGCCTTAAGTGGAAACAAATTTGCTAAAAAATATATCGATGAAAATAGCATTCATTTACATGTGCCTGCAGGGGCAGTCCCAAAAGATGGCCCCAGTGCAGGGATCACCTTAGCCACAAGTCTCTATACACTTGTGACAAATCAAAAAATACGTAAAGGCCTTGCGATGACTGGTGAACTCACACTAACAGGTGCGGTGTTACCCGTTGGGGGAATTCGCGAAAAAATCATCGCTGCAAAACGAAATGATTATAAAGAAATCATCTTACCCCGCTCTAATAAAAGAGATCTTAAAGAAATTCCCTCCAGCATTAAAAAGGGGCTTAAGTTTCATCTCGTGGGCGATATGAGCCAGGTACTTAAAATTGCGCTGAATTAAAATACCCCGCCATACGTCTAGGTTCATCTGTTCATGACAAAACTGAAAAAAGCCGATAATAATGACTGAGGAGCTAATTCTTGAAACAGTCCATCTCTTTTCAATTGCTGAGCTTTCTGACACTCATGGTGGTTGTTTTTCCAACAACTTGTTGGTCAGAGACCAAACCCCAACCTTCAGTAAATGAAAATCCAGTAAGTGTTCAAGTTCATCTAGAACCAACAAAAGTTATGGCTGGTGGCGAAGCCCAAGTGACTGTTGAAATGACCGTTGCCCCCGGGCACCATGCTTATAAAGACATGCTCAAACTTAAGTGGGCAAATGATGAAGGAATCACAATAGGTGACTTTACTGTGAATCCAACTCATATGTTTATTGATCCCGTTACTAAAAAATCACGGGAGGGAATGGAAAACCAAGCCAATATTCGAACCACGATTAAATTTCCTAAATCGTTAGGAATCGGTAAACGTGAAGGTGCTATCAAAGTTACTTATCAAGCCTGTAGCGCAAAATATTGTCTTTTTCCAAAAACTGTAACACTTCCTTTTTCATATGAAGTTGTCGATTCAAAAATTACTGCAACTCAAGATACTGGCCTTGTACAAGATGGTTTTCAAAAAGCTCTAGCACGTGGAAAATTTTGGGTTTATGTTTTTGTTTTCATTGGCGGATTTTTAACTAGCCTCACGCCGTGTATATTTCCGATGATCCCCATTACGATTTCAATTATTGGTGCACGTGCTGCACAAAATAAAAAATCAAGAGCCTTTAGTTTAAGTGTCGCCTACGTTTTAGGCATTGGTTTCACCTACTCAGCACTTGGAGTAGTAGCTGCAACCACAGGAGCCCTTTTTGGAAGTTTATTAAGTAATATTTGGGTTGTTAGTTTTATAGCTCTTGTTTTTATAGCCATGGGTTTAAGCATGCTCGGTTTTTTTGAACTACAAGTACCCGCCATATTAAGAAATAAATTTGGTAATGCACAAACCGGTACCGGTTTGCCAGGGGCATTTGCCGCGGGGCTTTTTGCAGGAATAGTTGCATCACCGTGTATAGGACCCGTACTTGTGAGCATCTTAACTTATGTAGCACAAACAGCAGACGTCACATTTGGATTTACACTGCTATTCACTTTTGCCATGGGAATGGGGATTCTTTTTATTGTACTGGGCACATTTTCAGGGCTCCTTACAAAAATTCCAAAAGCCGGCGGTTGGATGGAATCTACTAAATTCATTTTTGGTCTTACGTTTATCATCATGGCTTTTTATTATTTAGCTCCCATAATTCCATCAAAATTTCTCTACACCCTAGCAGGCAGCTTCTTACTCTTAGGCACAAGTTACTACGGAGCTTTTGCTCCAGCATCTCAAGTTCGTGCCCTACAAATTAAAAAGGGAATCCTACTTGCCATCTATTTTTTTGGGCTTTGTCTTGTAGCTATTGGAGTTTTGCCTTCAAATTTCATAACAACTTCAGTAACTGATTCAATACAAACGCAAAAAAAAACAGGATTAGTATGGCAAAATTATGATGAGAAATTATTTCACCAAGCTAAAAATGAAAATCAGCCAATCATTTTAGATTTCACAGCTGATTGGTGCGTAGCCTGTCATGAATTAGAAGCTCTGACTTATACAGATGCAACGGTTATTAAAGAGGGGGAAGTTTTCAAAAGATTTAAAATTGATGCCACACATTCAGACCAACCTATTGTCGAAGAGTTAAAGAAAAAATACAAAGTGGTAGGTTTGCCAACGATAATTTTTATTAATACTCAAGGTCAGGTTTTAAATGATATTACTGTAACGGGCTTTGTAAATGCGCGAGAGTTCTTAGTGCGAATGGCAAAAACTATTAATTCAACTTCTAAATAATTAAAGTCTTTTTAATTTTTCAATATGCCGACGAGCATCATCAATCATTTCTTGTTGTTTATTTAATTGCAGACTTTGATTCTCTATAACTCGCTGTGCCTGTGTGAGCCGAAGTTCAAACGACTGCACAATCTGATTATGGCGTTCTAAAAAAGATTCTATTTTTGATTCACTTATCTGCTTTTCTTTAAGTCTACCTGATACAAAAGCCAGTCGATCTTGAACTTCATGTACAATTTGTTTAAGGCGCTCATCAATCTGACCGACCTTTTGTGCTGTTTTATCCATACGAAGATTAACAGATTTTACCCATTCTTCATTTTGGTATTTTGTTTTATTAAGTGTTTCCATCACTTCTTCATTTGTGGGGCCACCAGAGTAAGTACTTTCAAATAAAGGCAGTGGCTCTAGAATTTTACTAGACTCAAAAGGGGTTACTGCTTCGCCAAAAATGCCTGGATTCATCTGCCTACTCATGTGGATAACTAGATCATCTCAAAGACTGATCGGCAAGAGTCAAAATCATGAAATGAGTACTGGACAATGCCCCCCGGTAGTTTCTATTGTCATTAGATATGGTCAAAACCGCTGCGGATTTAGTGTCTTTCATATTGGGCTCACTTAAAGACGAAGAAGCTGGACGCGTCGGGCTATATCATTACCTCAAAAATTTCAGTCAACCACAAGATCCAGTAACACCAGATCTACTTAATCAGTTTTTTGCCGACTGCCTTCAACTTCCCCACTGGCAAGAAAAAAAGACAGAACTTTACACAGACATACATGATCTCCTTCAAAGATTTTTCTCTCAAGTCGGTGCCTCTTTCATGCTCGATCAACTCTGGAATTTACCGCGTCTACAATTACTCATGGTCACGCAAATTGAAAATCTCTACATCACTGTCAGAAATTATGAGCAAAGTTTTTTAAAAGAAGGTGAAAACTTACGGCTCATACCTGAGGGTGATAATCGCATCGTAGCAATTAGAAAAAATGCGCAAAGCAATGTTGCAGTTAGAACTTATAATAATTTAGTACGCATTCAAGGAAGCTCAATTTTACCCTTAGGCCCTGATCAAGAATTACACTACGATGCTGGGCTTGAATTACTCCCGCAACATATTCAAAAGCTCAAGCCCGCACCTCATAGCCAAGTTCGCTTTTTAGTTCACCCAAGTGGTGTGGAGGCACAATTTATTTCGGGCTTCGCCTTCAGACAAAGCCAAGTGATTAAGATTACGGCAATCAGCCAAGAACCAAGGATTTTTTACCCTCTTAAAAGATTAGAAAGATTTTACGTCCACCGGCCAAGTGATCCGTATTACATGGAACTCATCACCACCCTTGATCGTGCCATTCACGCTGTACGCACCCACACTCAAGGCACTGAAACCTTTGTCCGCCAAGCGTTTGAAGGTGGACAGATCGCCTTTGATCAGATATTCCCTGACGATAAAGCGCTCTACATGCGACTTAAAGAATTGGCAAAACTCATGTCTGGTCACGCTGGGCAAGTGAGCCTGTAGTTAGTAGTTAAAGGATAGTATTTTCATGAGCAGTCAGAATCTCGTTAGACTTCAAAAATATATTTCAGAATGCGGAATCGCCAGTCGCCGAAAAGCAGAAGAAATGATTTCCCAAGGCGAAGTAACTGTTAACGGGAAAATCATCCGTGAAATGGGCTTTAAAGTAATTCCCGGAAAAGACGCTGTTAAAGTTAATGGTAAACTTTTACGAACACCCACACATCCAACATACATCGCGCTCTATAAACCAGCCGGTGTGGTCACAACATTGAATGACCCCGAAGGTCGCCCCACAATTAAAGATCTTTTGATCGGTGTTAAAGATCGCGTGTTTCCAGTAGGTCGACTTGATTTTGATAGCGAAGGTCTTCTCATCGTCACTAACGATGGTGAATATGCACAAGCCGTTTCACATCCAAAAAAGAAAATTCGCAAAGTTTACAAAGTGAAGGTCAAAGGAAAGCCCCAAGAAAAACACATTGAACGACTAAAAATGGGCGTCACACTTGCAGAAGGTAAAGCCAAAGCCTCACATATTGAACGCATCAGATCTGGTGATCAGTATGACTGGTACAAAGTAGTTCTTGTTGAAGGAAAAAACAGACAAGTACGACGCATGTTTGAAAAAATTGGCTTTGACGTATTAAAACTTCAACGTGTTGCAATTGGAAGATTAACCCTTGGAAGTCTTGATCGTGGACAATTTCGCATGCTCACCAAAGAACAGGCGGAACTAGCTCTTAAAGATTAAGGCCCTGTGCCACTTTTTTGTAACTGATCAAATTCTGATGGGTCAGTTGTTGGCCAACCGTTTCCACCTTTATTCACATCGACAGCTTCTGGAGGCGTTGCTTTTGGATTAGCACCGGTGCCTACACCCGTTGGTTTCTCGTCATCCGCTTTGTAAGGCCATCCTGCATAGGGTGTGGGATTTAGCTTTGCTTCTTCTTTTTGTTTTGCTTCAGCCTCTTTCATTTCACGATAGAGTTTACTGTACTCGGGATACTCTTGGCGAAACTCAACCCAGCGACTAGCGATATCGCCCTCAAAAATCTTACGCTCATCTTTAATACTTTCTTCAAAATCTTGGCGTTCATCGCGCAAATCACTGTTAAATCTTTCACGCTCAGTGCTTTGATCACTTATAAAATCACTACGACGCTCACCCTTAGGTTTATGGCTGAAGAAATCATCGCGCGCTTCTTTTTGTTTTTCTTGAAATTCTTTTCTCTTCTTAGCTTTTTGCTTTTGAAAGTCTGCACGTTGTCGCTGATGTTTTTTATCCATGGCTTCACGAGCTTTTCTAATCTCGTCGCTAAAGCGCGAGCGTAAATCTTCTGGCGCCATCTTTTGTTGCTTCCACCGCTTAAGAGTCGCTGCGATACGATCATTTGATTTTTTTACTTCTTCGGGAATATCTTTACGCAATTCATCTAGATTTTCTTTGTCACTTTTAATACTGACTTCATTTTCGATTTCTTCAGAAGTTGCCGCTTTTTCAGGACCAGAGGTTGAACAACCCAAGCTCAATAAGCAGGTCGCTACGACAAAGGCCAAGATGAGGAAAAATTTTCCCGTCCAGATTTTCATACTTTAAGTCTAACCCACACACAACAAGGTGCAAGAAAATTAGATCACAGGCAAAATAGAAGTATATGATACGCAATTTTCCAAGGCATTCTCACTCAAGAAAGCTCAAGCGCTGGCGTACCCAGATGGTTATCGTGCGCCGCTTTCAATACCGTTATGCGGTTTTTCTCGCATCATTCGGCGCAGCACTGGCTATTATCATTGGTGGGCTTACTCTTTATTTATTGAATCATAATTACGACTTATTTATGAAGGCCGAACTTCTCACCGCCCCTCAACTTGTGGATAACTTAGGCCGTGAGTTAAAACTCGCAAACGAAATCTTAGTGACAGCCCTCATTGGATTTATTTTAGTTATGGGCGGCATTGGCGTTAGATTTTCTCATCGCATTGTGGTTCCGATTTATCTCATTCAAGAAAAAATGCGCGAGATCTGTCGTGGGAATTTCTTTAGCGCTAAAGTAAGCATTCGAAAAAATGATGAGTTTCAAGAATTTGCTGAGACTTATAATTACTTAGTAGAATCAATGCGCACCCAATTAAAATCAGACTTACTGCGATTAGAAAAATTAAAACCTGATGAGCATAATAGAGACGCCGTACATACTTGGGAATGTTTGGTTCGTGAAAAAGAAGCCCAACTTAACGGCCAGGACTCCGCCGCACCTGATCCAACTGCCTCTTCACGTCACGCGTCTTAATATCAGCACGCTTATCGTGGTCTTTTTTACCTTTTACTAATGCAATTTCAACTTTAGCTTTACCCTCTTTGAAGTACACTTTTAAAGGCACCATGGTGTAACCACGCTCTTTCATCTGAGCGATAATTTTATCAATCTCATTACGATTCAAGAGAAGTTTTCGATCTCGTTCAATTTCATGATTGTTGTAGCTTGAAGCTGTGTATTTACTGATATGACATTTCGTAAGCCATAGTTCTGTTTTTTTAAACACCACGTATGAGTCTTTAAGTTGCACCTGTGAATTACGAAGACTCTTAACTTCACTCCCCGTAAGCGCCATTCCAGCCTCGTATTTTTCAATGACATGGTAGTCATGAAAGGCTTTTTTGTTGTTGGCTACGATCTTAATGCTCATAGGCCTAGGTTATGCCAGAAATACCAGGGAAATGCCACGTGTTCAGTCGGGCTGTCAGATATTTCAGCCCGCTGGGGCTCCATTACTCACAATAATCACATGGCGAATTGAATTCTTCATGTCAAAATGCTACAGCATTTGCACAATCAAGAACACGGGAGATAAAATGAAACACCCTAATGCAGCACTTTTAGAAAAACTCTATGCCGATTATTCAAAAGGCGATATGCAAGCAGTACTTAATGCATGTGCCGAAAAAATGACTTTTCAAGTACCGGGCAAAAGTAAATTAGCCGGTAAATTCACAAAAGTTAATTTTGTTTCAGGTTTTATCGAGCCATTGAAGGAACTTTCAGGCGGAACTCTTAAAACTGAAGTACATGACATTTTGGCAGGTGATCAACACGTGGTAGTATTAGTGAGCCAACATGTGACCCGTAAAAACGAAACAGTACAATTACGATCTGCTCATGTTTGGCGCTTTGAAAACGCAAAGCCTGTAGCTTGGTACGAATATCCTCGTGATTTGTATCAGTTTGACACAACTTGGAGTTAAGACAGAATTACTTCGCCAAACCTAAAGAAACGATCGTCTTAAACGCCTCATCAACTGAATAATCTGTAGCAATTGCTTTTGAAGCAGGAACATAAACGTAAAAACCAGAAGTAGGATTTGGTGTTGTGGGGATATAAACACTAATGAGTTTCTCAGGCATTAATTTTTGAACTGGCTCAGGCACATTCTCTGAGGTGACAAAACCTAATGACCAAACAGTTGGGCTCGGATAATTAATTAAAACGACTCGACCAAAATTTTTATTTTGATCACCTAGTAAAGTTTCAAAAACCTGTTTAGTACTTGAGTAAAGTCCACCTATTACAGGCAATCGGCCGATTAGATCACCAGTGCCTTGAATGATGTATTTTCCAATAACATTTTTACCGATAAATCCTGCGAGTAAAATAACAAGTACTGCGATGATGACACCTAAACCAGGGATATGCCCTGGCAGCCAACGTGCAGTTTGAAGGGCATCATCTGTACCCTCAATAACAGCTTTTACAATTATGACACTGATGAGTAACGGGCCTAAGACCAAAAGGCCTGTGAAAAAATAGGTTTTAAAAATATTTTTAATGCTATTGATCATAGAAATTTTATCTCACTTCAAAAATAATTTTTTTTAAAACTCAGCGGTTGCAGTGAGCGCATAACCGTAAATCATGCCACCGATTTTATATCCGGGCGCTCCAATAAAAGTACTCACCGTTTTTCGCACATCTTTAGGTACTAAGTAATGGGCAAAGCCACACAAATCTAATTGTAAGGGGTTATCTAAAAAACCAACGTCAAATGATTTTCCAGCACCCAAGAAGCCCTGGTGTTTATCAGTATCAAGAGCATTGTTCTCGCCACTTTGATCTGGTACCGGCGTTGGCAAAAAAGCATATCCCAATCTTAAATCAAAATTTTCAAATCGGTGCTCATAACCAGAATGTAAAGTGATAATGTCATTATACTTCATAGGTGGTAACACCTGACGAAAGCTTCCAGTGAAGGTTGTGAATTGTAGAACCATAGCCGTACCTTCATAGCCTCCCCACTTTTCCCAATTTGCAGAGAAAGAAATACTATCGCTCTCATCTTTACGACTCACAGCTAAAATAAATGTTTCAGGGTCATAATAAAGAGTGTTTTTTCCCGTCATAATTAAATCTGCTGGAGCTAGCAAACTAATAGTGTTTGTGAAATCAACTTTGCTACGGGATTCTTGCTTAGCTAGATAACTTAAACCAAACTTCCATGGATTCTCTTTTGGATTTTCACCGGGAATAAAAATCATACCAGCTGTTGGAGCTAAACCAGGCGTGATTTCCATTTTAATACGTGCTGAAGAATTTCCACCTGCTATGAGTCGTGTTCGCGCTGATGTCCCCTGAACCAAATAGGCGTTCACACCCACACCAAGGGCAAACCGATCTGAAAATTTTGTGGCCAGTGAAAATCCAGAGGTTAATCTTTGGCTGTCAGACAAATACATCACGTATTGAGGTAAATAAGCATCTTGAGTATCAACGAGCATAAGATTTTGTACAGGTGCAGATAATGTGGCACCCAGATGAAATGGACGCTCAGACTTAGATAACGGAGATTGCAAACCCAAAGTGAGTGAAAACACATCGGGTACGTTTGTACTTACGTCACTCACTTGATTTGAAGCGCCACCAAGATCTGTTCGATCAACGAGAACTTGTTTAATCGGTTCAAAACGATGTACGGCACCTTGAAGACCCATTGAAAAAAGTGGCTTGGTTTGGAATGCCATCAACGCCGGATTATACGCTTGAGAGAATGCATCCGTTGGTAGGGATGCAGTAGAATTTCCAAGTGCTATGTTTCGAGCACCATAACCGTATTGATTCCAAAGACTGGCATTGGCTTGAGAAGTAAAACTTAAAAAAATTAACAATGCTGCAAATTGATTCATCAAAACCCCTTCTTACTCGCTTAAAGCCTTAAACAAATCGGTAAATCGCGCAATATCTAATTCTTGTGCACGCGTGTCAGTACTCAGCCCCATCGAATCATAAACAGCCTTAATTTTTTCTTTTGGATACCAAGAAGACAAATTCGTACTGAGTTTTTTACGCCTTTGCGCAAAACACGCTTTAATAAATTTTAGAAATTTCTCACGATCAAAACTAGGTTGTTTCCAAGTAAATCTTAAAACGCGACTACCCACATTGGGCACAGGAAAAAAATCTTGAGGCCCCGCATCAATAACTTTTGTTATGTTCCAAGCAGTTTGTGCCATTACCGAGAGCATTCCATAATCATCAGCGTGAAAATCTGCTGCAATACGCTCAGCTACTTCTTTTTGAAACATGAGAATCATATCTTGAAAAACCATTTCATTAAGGCTGCTTAATTCAACAACCAATGAAGCCGCAACAGAATAGGGAAGATTACTCACAATCACAGAAGGTTTTAAAAGCTCAAGAGTTTGCCAGTCAATTTTGAGAGCATCTTTGTGGATAATTTCTAATTCAGGAAATTTTGCATGCCAATACTTAACCATTCCTGCGTCGAGTTCAACCAACGTTGTTTTCCATGGGCCCGGTAAAAGTTCATCAGTTAAAGCCCCCATGCCTGGGCCAAGTTCAAGCACAGATTGCGGATTACAACTTTTCACTTCATCAATAAGTGCTGTGCAAATTTTAGGATTTAGTAAAAAATTTTGACCAAGTTTTTTTAGTGGCTGTATTCCAGCCTGAGCAAGTCTTTTATCAAGTTCTTGTTTTGTATGCATCAGACCAACTCCGAAACTTTCATAAATGCCTCAGGGCTTAAACTCAAATCACTGCGCTCTCCATTTTGCAAACGCCTAAGCCCTACAATACCGATCATCGCTGCATTATCTGTGCAATATTTTAAAGGTGGAATTAATAAATCAACACCCGCCTGTTTTGCCCATTCAAAAGCTTGGTTTCTTAATCGCGAATTAGCACTCACGCCGCCAGTGACCACTGCACGTTTGGACTTTGTTTTTTCAACAGCTCTCTTTAGTTTTGATAATAAAACTTCAACAATCGCCTCTTGGTAACTGGCACAGAGATCTGCCTTTATTGATTTTGATAACCCATCGGCATTGAGTACATTTTGTTCTTTTACTATTTTTTCAATCATTACTGCACCTGCAGTTTTTAAACCCGAAAAACTAAAACTCAATTCTTTGTTTTTCATCAAAGGCCGAGGAAATTCAAAAGCTTTGTTATTACCCTCTTTTGCCAAATGATCCACTCTATGCCCTGCCGGATACCCCAAGCCCAATATTTTTCCAAATTTATCAAAGGCTTCACCCGCAGCATCGTCAAGTGTTCTGCCAAGTAAGGTGTATTTACCAAGATTTTTCACATGATGTAAACTCGTATGCCCACCACTCACACAAAGACCCACAAATGGATAATCAAAATTTTCAGAAGGAGCATAGTCTTCATTTTTTAATAACGGCGCATGTAGATGCCCCTCTAAATGGTTCACTCCAATTAATGGAAGATCATGAAGATAAGCGAGACTTTTT includes the following:
- the tsaD gene encoding tRNA (adenosine(37)-N6)-threonylcarbamoyltransferase complex transferase subunit TsaD, which produces MTKLDKQFKLILAIETSCDDTSVALVNADEFVVSMKSQNQDDVHAPYGGVIPELACRNHTLRILPLLDQVLTETKTSWSDIDGIAVTSKPGLIGSLLIGVTTAKSLAYLHDLPLIGVNHLEGHLHAPLLKNEDYAPSENFDYPFVGLCVSGGHTSLHHVKNLGKYTLLGRTLDDAAGEAFDKFGKILGLGYPAGHRVDHLAKEGNNKAFEFPRPLMKNKELSFSFSGLKTAGAVMIEKIVKEQNVLNADGLSKSIKADLCASYQEAIVEVLLSKLKRAVEKTKSKRAVVTGGVSANSRLRNQAFEWAKQAGVDLLIPPLKYCTDNAAMIGIVGLRRLQNGERSDLSLSPEAFMKVSELV
- the rsmA gene encoding 16S rRNA (adenine(1518)-N(6)/adenine(1519)-N(6))-dimethyltransferase RsmA; the encoded protein is MHTKQELDKRLAQAGIQPLKKLGQNFLLNPKICTALIDEVKSCNPQSVLELGPGMGALTDELLPGPWKTTLVELDAGMVKYWHAKFPELEIIHKDALKIDWQTLELLKPSVIVSNLPYSVAASLVVELSSLNEMVFQDMILMFQKEVAERIAADFHADDYGMLSVMAQTAWNITKVIDAGPQDFFPVPNVGSRVLRFTWKQPSFDREKFLKFIKACFAQRRKKLSTNLSSWYPKEKIKAVYDSMGLSTDTRAQELDIARFTDLFKALSE